In Marinitoga hydrogenitolerans DSM 16785, the DNA window GCATTCCATAATTGGATTGCTCTTTTTTATCTACTAATTTTAATATAATGTTGAAATTTAACTTATTCTTTTACTCGTTTTGCCATTTCTTTGGCTAGATTTCTCAATTTTTCATAATGTTCCTCATGTGCAGAGAATTGTACTTCGACAGGATCGCATACCATTTCCCATTTGTTTTTCTTTATATATTCAACTATACCTTTTACTCCACCACCACTCCAACCGTATGTACCAAACACTCCAAATACCCTATTTTTAATGCCCTTATGTTCTAAATTAATTAATAAGTTTTCCATTCTTGGGAAAATCCCATTATTATAAGTATTTGTTCCAAATAAAACACCCTTAAATCTCCAAATTTCATTGATTATAAATGACTCATGAACTTCTGAAGAATTCATTACTCTTATATTTTTAATACCTTCATCAGATAAACATCTAGCTATATAATCTGCCATTTTTTCAGTGTTACCATACATAGAACCATATGCAATCACTACACCTTCTTCAGTTTCATATTTGCTCCATTTATCATATAATGAAATAATTCTTCCTGGATTAGTTCGCCAAACTGGGCCATGAGTAGAAGCAATTATTTTTATATCTAAACCAGAAAGTTTTTTCATAGCTCTTTGAACCATAGGCCCAAACTTTCCTACAATATTTGAATAATATCTTCTTATCTCATTTTCATAATACTCTATATCAACCTCATCATCAAAAACACCACCATCTAAAGTTCCAAAACCTCCAAAAGCATCACCTGCAAATAAAATCTTTTCTGTTTCTTCAAATGTCATCATAGTTTCTGGCCAATGTACCATGGGAGTTAAATAAAATTTCAATTTATGTTTACCTAAATCAATTTCATCG includes these proteins:
- a CDS encoding FprA family A-type flavoprotein, which translates into the protein MDNILNITDSIYYVGLNDRDTHLFENMWPLPKGVTYNSYLIKDEKNVLFDTVKATKTHLFIEKINNILDGKKLDYLVINHMEPDHSGSISDILRAYPDIKIIGNKKTFEFLKALYGIESNLYEIKDGDEIDLGKHKLKFYLTPMVHWPETMMTFEETEKILFAGDAFGGFGTLDGGVFDDEVDIEYYENEIRRYYSNIVGKFGPMVQRAMKKLSGLDIKIIASTHGPVWRTNPGRIISLYDKWSKYETEEGVVIAYGSMYGNTEKMADYIARCLSDEGIKNIRVMNSSEVHESFIINEIWRFKGVLFGTNTYNNGIFPRMENLLINLEHKGIKNRVFGVFGTYGWSGGGVKGIVEYIKKNKWEMVCDPVEVQFSAHEEHYEKLRNLAKEMAKRVKE